The Euzebyales bacterium genome window below encodes:
- a CDS encoding excalibur calcium-binding domain-containing protein — MLLSLFVAAFGGSAAMGQENLDCDYFATQEAAQAEYDADPSDPHGLDGDDDGIACEDRPSIGDSVPTGGADNDVLADTGATLPAATIPMLVSGVVLLGAGVAIHRRRKTS; from the coding sequence ATGCTCTTGTCATTGTTCGTGGCGGCATTCGGCGGGAGCGCGGCGATGGGTCAGGAGAACCTCGACTGCGACTACTTCGCCACGCAGGAGGCGGCGCAGGCCGAGTACGACGCAGACCCCAGCGACCCCCACGGCCTCGACGGAGACGATGACGGGATCGCCTGTGAGGATCGGCCCTCGATCGGCGACAGCGTCCCAACTGGCGGGGCAGACAATGATGTGCTGGCCGACACCGGAGCGACGCTGCCGGCGGCCACGATCCCCATGCTCGTGAGCGGCGTTGTGCTGCTCGGCGCGGGGGTGGCCATTCACCGTCGACGCAAGACGTCCTAA
- a CDS encoding sortase: MTPSQMSSRRPSPSYGAQRPAIGDPVATMRWRNYEFVVVEGVGSDQLAIGPGRYPSTALPGRPGNFAMAGHRVSYGAPFHDLDLLQPGDRIDVENRAGRLFVYRVVDFAVVNPDETWVISRDPLGTNRPMLTMTTCHPKLSDRQRLVVWAALDESRNAATAAG; this comes from the coding sequence ATGACGCCATCACAGATGTCCAGCCGCCGCCCCTCGCCGTCGTACGGCGCCCAGCGACCTGCGATCGGAGATCCCGTCGCAACGATGCGCTGGCGGAACTACGAGTTCGTGGTCGTAGAAGGCGTCGGCAGCGACCAACTCGCGATCGGACCGGGACGGTATCCGTCCACGGCCTTGCCGGGACGACCTGGCAACTTCGCAATGGCCGGACATCGTGTGTCCTATGGCGCGCCGTTCCACGACCTCGACCTGCTCCAGCCCGGTGACCGTATCGATGTGGAGAACCGGGCCGGCAGGCTGTTCGTCTACCGCGTGGTCGACTTCGCCGTCGTGAACCCCGACGAGACCTGGGTGATCAGCAGAGACCCCCTCGGGACCAATCGGCCCATGCTGACCATGACCACCTGTCATCCCAAACTGTCGGACCGGCAGCGACTGGTCGTGTGGGCAGCGCTCGACGAGAGCCGGAATGCGGCCACAGCCGCGGGTTAA
- a CDS encoding helix-turn-helix transcriptional regulator: protein MRNRVRELREQAGLSQAELGAVVGVSRQTINAIERRRYLPSLPLAFQLARFFDAPIEEVFDAEQ, encoded by the coding sequence GTGAGGAACAGGGTGCGGGAACTGCGCGAGCAGGCCGGTCTGTCCCAGGCGGAGCTAGGCGCAGTCGTCGGGGTGTCGCGCCAGACGATCAACGCCATCGAACGTCGCCGGTACCTGCCGTCGCTGCCGTTGGCGTTCCAGTTGGCCCGGTTCTTCGACGCGCCGATCGAGGAGGTCTTCGATGCAGAGCAATGA
- the pepN gene encoding aminopeptidase N, translating to MLVEHMGNDNDILGRDEAATRAALLSDLTYDVELDLGDGRGETFRSTTRATFTCASPGASVFIDLDATDIDRITLNGADVGIEGHDCHRVKLTDLAATNELEVVARCAYRHTGTGLHRFIDPTDDTVHLHTQFEPFNAHQVWACFDQPDLKARFRLTVHAPRDWTVVSNEPVASRDPGDGGVDVWRFQVTPPVSTYITALVAGPLHVVHAPDADVPMALYCRPSLAQYLEPDEMFEIARAGMAFYAETFGHPFPFSKYDQLFVPEFNFGAMENAGCVTFNEAYLFRSRVTDAARMSRAATILHELAHMWFGNLVTMRWWGDLWLNESFATYIATWALVEATRFTDAWVQFVNQEVTWATRQDQLPTTHPIVADAPDTDTVINNFDGITYAKGGLVLRQLVAWVGTEAFISGLRDYFARHAWGNATLADFLAALEKTSGRRMDRWARQWLETSGINTLELVATVDDEGLYAAAEVHQRPSAGGDDQLRDQRISIGLYDVEGDDLVRRTAVELDVTGASTGVQALIGRRPPALALPNDALRSYAKVRLDDRSLETLLAYLGAVRDPLTRAHGWLVAWDLLRDGLLPARHYVQLVADHAATETQSDTLRTLARQAVAAANRYGDPTNRSAAHATLAAVARRAFEAAPPGSDAQLVWARCRMAVDDPAWTRAILVGDEVAEGLSVDHDLRWHGVINLAAQGVLDADAIERTRSEDPTDEGQRRAVTALASRPLAEAKAEAWALAHDGDEPLALRRAVCAGFHQYDQTELLMPYVDRYVDELGALWRNQVRQESIDMTEGLFPRTVVDDATLAAGKRALELQDLPDAGRRVLLEEIDELHRTLRARAADVG from the coding sequence ATGCTGGTGGAGCACATGGGCAACGACAACGACATCCTGGGCCGCGACGAGGCGGCGACCCGCGCGGCGCTGCTGTCCGACCTTACCTACGACGTCGAGCTCGACCTCGGCGATGGCCGCGGCGAGACCTTCAGGTCGACGACCCGTGCGACGTTCACGTGCGCGAGCCCGGGCGCGTCGGTCTTCATAGACCTCGACGCCACGGACATCGACAGGATCACGCTGAACGGCGCCGACGTCGGGATCGAAGGGCACGACTGTCATCGCGTGAAGCTGACCGATCTGGCCGCCACCAACGAGCTGGAGGTCGTCGCACGCTGCGCGTACCGGCACACCGGCACGGGCCTGCACCGGTTCATCGACCCCACCGACGACACCGTGCACCTGCACACGCAGTTCGAGCCCTTCAACGCTCACCAGGTCTGGGCCTGCTTCGACCAGCCGGACCTCAAGGCCCGCTTCCGGCTGACCGTCCACGCACCGCGCGACTGGACGGTCGTCAGCAATGAGCCCGTTGCGTCGCGCGACCCCGGCGACGGGGGGGTCGATGTCTGGCGCTTCCAGGTCACACCACCGGTGTCGACCTACATCACCGCGCTCGTCGCCGGGCCTCTGCACGTCGTCCACGCACCGGACGCCGACGTGCCGATGGCACTGTACTGCCGGCCCTCCCTCGCCCAGTACCTCGAGCCCGACGAGATGTTCGAGATCGCCCGTGCCGGCATGGCGTTCTACGCGGAGACCTTCGGGCATCCCTTCCCGTTCTCGAAGTACGACCAGCTGTTCGTGCCTGAGTTCAACTTCGGCGCGATGGAGAACGCCGGGTGCGTGACGTTCAACGAGGCCTACCTGTTCCGGTCACGCGTCACCGACGCGGCTCGCATGTCCCGCGCCGCCACCATCCTGCACGAGCTCGCACACATGTGGTTCGGCAACCTCGTCACGATGCGCTGGTGGGGCGATCTGTGGCTCAACGAGAGCTTCGCGACCTACATCGCCACGTGGGCGCTCGTCGAGGCGACCCGCTTCACCGACGCCTGGGTCCAGTTCGTCAACCAGGAGGTGACGTGGGCGACGCGCCAGGATCAGCTGCCAACGACGCATCCAATCGTCGCCGACGCGCCCGACACCGACACGGTGATCAACAACTTCGACGGCATCACCTACGCCAAGGGCGGCCTGGTGCTGCGTCAACTGGTGGCGTGGGTGGGCACCGAGGCGTTCATCAGCGGGCTGCGCGACTACTTCGCGCGGCACGCGTGGGGCAACGCGACCCTGGCCGACTTCCTCGCCGCGCTCGAGAAGACCTCGGGCCGGCGCATGGACCGATGGGCACGCCAGTGGCTGGAGACCAGCGGCATCAACACACTCGAGCTCGTCGCCACGGTCGACGACGAAGGCCTGTACGCCGCGGCGGAGGTCCACCAGCGCCCGTCGGCCGGTGGCGACGACCAGCTGCGCGACCAGCGCATCTCCATTGGCCTGTACGACGTCGAGGGCGACGACCTGGTCCGCCGAACCGCCGTCGAACTGGACGTCACGGGTGCGTCGACGGGCGTGCAGGCGCTGATCGGGCGCCGGCCCCCCGCGCTCGCCCTCCCCAACGACGCGCTGCGCAGCTACGCGAAGGTCCGCCTGGACGACAGATCTCTGGAGACCCTCCTCGCCTACCTGGGCGCCGTGCGTGATCCGCTGACGCGCGCCCACGGCTGGCTCGTCGCGTGGGACCTGCTGCGCGACGGGCTACTGCCCGCGCGGCACTACGTGCAGCTGGTCGCCGACCATGCTGCGACCGAGACCCAGAGTGACACGCTGCGAACCCTGGCGCGCCAAGCGGTCGCCGCAGCCAACCGCTACGGCGACCCCACCAACCGGTCCGCTGCGCACGCGACGCTGGCCGCGGTTGCCCGCCGCGCGTTCGAGGCCGCCCCGCCGGGCTCCGACGCGCAGCTCGTTTGGGCGCGCTGCCGCATGGCGGTCGATGATCCCGCATGGACCCGGGCGATCCTCGTCGGCGACGAGGTGGCGGAAGGGCTCTCGGTCGATCACGACCTGCGCTGGCACGGCGTGATCAACCTGGCCGCCCAGGGCGTGCTCGACGCCGACGCGATCGAGCGGACCCGCAGTGAGGACCCGACCGACGAGGGCCAGCGCCGGGCTGTCACCGCGTTGGCGTCGCGCCCGTTGGCGGAAGCCAAGGCCGAGGCGTGGGCGTTGGCGCACGACGGCGACGAACCGCTCGCCCTGCGCCGTGCCGTCTGCGCCGGGTTCCATCAGTACGACCAGACGGAGCTCCTGATGCCCTACGTCGACCGCTACGTCGACGAGCTCGGTGCCCTCTGGCGCAACCAGGTGCGCCAGGAGTCGATCGACATGACCGAGGGACTGTTCCCCCGAACGGTCGTGGACGACGCGACGCTGGCCGCCGGCAAGCGCGCACTGGAGTTGCAGGACCTGCCCGACGCGGGCCGGCGCGTCCTGCTGGAGGAGATCGACGAGCTGCACCGGACGCTCCGCGCCCGTGCGGCAGACGTCGGGTAG